A segment of the Pristiophorus japonicus isolate sPriJap1 chromosome 1, sPriJap1.hap1, whole genome shotgun sequence genome:
aaccgaacctctttgtttgtcctatgtcgttggtacctacgtggaccatgacaactggatcttttccCTCAGAGCCACACAGATTGAGAGAAATAGAGAAGAGGCACAACAGTGGAAAAACTTGCACAAGCAATAGAAAAATAAAAGGTTGAGAGAATTAAAGAGACACCAGAATGAGAAAAAAATATCAGAGCCATAAAAAGGAAGAAGGAACAGAAGACATACAAAAAGTTAGAGAGCAACAGAAAGATTGAGTAGGAAAGAATAAGTACATTGTAGGGATTAAAAGTCAATTTAGTTATTATTTTCCTTCAGAAGCAACAGCACAGCAGATCAAGTGTATTATAGAATATAATTGTGCATTAAATAATTGCACCCTAAGTTATAAAAAGTGTATTAAAGTGTCACAGTGGAttttgtccactacggggtacaacggacgtgatctttatggtgcgacaaatgcaggagaaatgcagggaacagcaccaacccttgtcaaAGGTGGTCAtgtaccttacaaaggcctttgacacgatcAACCGCGAGGAACTATGGAACGCCCCCCTGCGTTTCTGCTGCCCCAAAAAGTTTAtcgctatcctccgcctgctctgcaacgacatgcaaaccgtgatcctgaccaacggatccatcacagacccaatccacatccggaccggggtcaagcagggctgcgtcatcgcggaaaccctcttctcgatcttcctcgctgcaatgctccatctcacactcaacaagctccccactggagtggaactaaattaaagAACCAATGGAAACTTGTTCAacattcgtcgtctccaggccagatctaagactgTCCCaacctgtcgttgagctacagtatgcggacgatgcttgcgtctgcgcacagagactgaactccaagacgTAGTCAAcaacttcactgaggcgtacgaaagcatgggccttacattaaacattcgcaagacaaaggtcctcctccaacctgaccccgccacacagcactgccccgcagtcatcaagatccacggcgtggccctggacaactttccatacctcgggagcctattatcagcaagggtagacattgaCAACAtggttcaacaccatctccagtgcgccagcgcagccttcggctgcctgaggaagagagtgttcgaagatcaggccctcaaatctaccaccaagctcatggtctacagggccatagtgataccgccctcctgtatggctgagacatggaccatatacagtagacacctcaaatcgctggaaaaataccaccaacgatgtctctgcaagatcctgcaaatcccctgggaggacagacgcactaacgttagcatcctcgatcaggccaacattcccagcatcgaagcactgaccacactcgaccagctccgttgggcgggccacattgttcgcatgcctgacacaagactcccaaagcaagcgatctactcggaactcctacacggcaagcgagctccaggtgggcagaggaaatatttcaaggacaccctcaaagcctcctggataaaatgcaacatccccactgatacctgggagtccccggccaaagaccgccctaagtggaggaagagcatccgggggtggggtggggggggggggtggggggggagaacacgtgcggcaaaccaatctccccacccaccctttccttcaacgactgtctgtcccacctgagagagactgtaattcccgtattggactgtgcagtcacctaagaactcactttcagagtggaagcaagtcttcctcgatttcgagggactgtctatggtgatgATCCTCTGTTATAAAAAAAGTGTATCCTGCAACTTTCCATAAGCAACACCACAGGATTCTGGCTGATAACTTTCTATATGTGTAAAACCAATAACTAGTTATCAAAGTCAACAGAAGAACTGACTCAAAAGTAGAAAACAAGTATTCTTTTAATACACAATTCAATTTACACAGGTGAGGAATCAGCTTTGATATTTCTAGTTACAACTACATCATCATCAACAGTTTCAAGAACTATAATAACTACATAGTTCTTCATCAATTGGTTTTAAAATTTTCTTTTCGGATAGGTTCACCACCCAACCAGGAGCAAGACCAAAGAAAATTTGCCGCGGATCTTTGCGCATTGTTAACATGCTATACATCCCATCTTTGGTAATGTCCGGTAAAATGTAGCCATATTTCTTAGCAAGTGCCATCCGTACCTCTTGAATTTTTGCTGGATCTGCTAAATAACCACGATTTCGAGCATCTGTATAGTATGGAACTAGTTCTTCAGGTGGAAGCATACGTTTTGGAATGGGTTGTCCTCTTAGAAAAAATGGCACTGGCTTACACAAAACCTCTGTTTGAATGCAGAAACATTGCTAAATGATTAACCATGCTGATACATGAATATTAAATTACTTTACACTATATGTTTGTTTCATGATACCAATTCAGATATTTAAATCCACAGTAAGTTTATTGCTCAAGTACACTAAAGTCTGCAAATCATACCTgatacaagcactgaattctaatAAACGTTCCATACTATATATTACATTTTGAaggggtagggtgaacagccagttgtcatggtgcatataggtaccaacgatataggtaaaaaaaaaaggatgaggttcgacaagctgaatttagggagctaggagttaaattaaaaaagtaggacctcaaaaggtagtaatctcaggattgctaccagtgccaagtgctagtcagagtaggaatcgcaggatagctcagatgaatacatggcttgaggagtagtgcagcagggagggattcaaattccgagaacattggaactggttctgggggaagtgggaccagtacaaaccggacggtctgcacctgggcaggaccggaaccaatgtccgagggggagtatttgctagtgctgttggggaggggttaaacataaaaacagatagtaaaagatatataaaacggaaaagagtgactaaagtaaatgttggtcccttagaagatgagaagggggatttaataatgggaaatgtggaaatggctgtgaccttaaacagttattttgctttggtcttcacagtggaagacacaaaaaccatgccaaaaattgctggtcacaggaatgtgggaagggaggaccttgagacaatcactatcacgaggggggtagtgctggacaggctaatggatctcaaggtagacaagtcccctggtcctgatgaaatgcatcccagggtattaaaagagatggcggaagttatagctgatgcatttgttataatctaccaaaattctctggactctggggaggttatcatcggattggaaagcagctaatgtaacgcctctgcttaaaaaagggggcagacaaaaggcaggtaaactataggccggttagtttaacatcggtagtggggaaaatgcttgaagctatagctataaggaagaaatagcaggacatctagataggaatagtgcaatcaagcagacgcagcatggattcatgaaggggaaatcatgtttaactaatttattggaattctttgaggatataatgagcatggtggatagaggtgtaccgatggatgtggtgtatttcgattttaaaaggcattcgataaggtgtcacacaaaaggttactgcagaagataaaggtacgcgcagtcagaggaaatgtattagcatggatagagaattggctggctaacagaaagcagagagtcaggataaatgggtccttttcgggttgtcaagcggtggttagcggtgtgccacagggatcggtgctgggaccacaactgtttacaatatacatagatgacctgcaggaggggacagagtgtagtgtaacaaaatttgcagatgacacaaagattagtgggaaagcgggttgtgtagaggagagagagaggctgcaaagagatttagataggttaagcgaatgggctaaggtttggcagatggaatacaatgtcggaaaatgtgaggtcatccaccttggggaaaaaacacagtaaaagggaatattatttgaatggggagaaattacaacatgctgcagtgcagagggacctgggggtccttgtgcatgaatcccaaaaagttagtttgcagatgcagcaggtaatcaggaaggcgaatagaatgttggccttcattgtgagagggaaggagtacaaaagcagggagatcctgctgcaactgtatagggtattggtgaggccacacctggagtactgcgtgcagttttggtcaccttacttaaggaaggatatactagctttggagggggtacagagacgattcactaggctgattccggagatgagggggttaccttatgatgatagattgagtagactgggtctttactcgttggagttcagaaggatgaggggtgatcttatagaaacatttaaaataatgaaagggatagacaagatagaagcagagaggttgtttccactggtaggggagactagaactagggggcacagcctcaaaatacgggggagccaatttaaaaccgagttgagatggaatttcttctcccagagggttgtgaatctgtggaattctctgcccagggaagcagttgaggctagctcattgaatgtattcaaatcacagatagatagatagatttttaaccaataagggaattaagggttatggggagtgggcgggtaagtggagctgagtccacagccagatcagccatgatcttgttgagtggcggagcaggctcgaggggctagatggcctactcctgttcctaattcttatgtaaactaatatggcagggggatgggaacctatgcagggagagagagggaagtagaatggggacagaagcaaaagatagaaagaagaaaagtaaaagtggagggcagagaaacccaaggcaaaaatcaaaaagggccacattacagcaaaattctaaaagggcaaagtgtgttaaaaagacaagcctgaggttctgtgcctcattgcgaggagtatttgtaataagatggacgaattaactgcacaggcagcaattaatgaatatgataaaattggcatcacggagacatggcaccagggtgaccaaggctgggaactcaacatctaggggtattcaacattcaggaaggatagacagaaaggaaaaggaggtggggtagcgttgctggttaaaaaggaaattaacacaatagtaaggaaggccattagcttggatgatgtggaatctgtatgggtggagctgcagaataccaaagggcagaaaacgctaatgggaattgtgtacagaccaaacagtcgtagtgaagttggggacagcaccaaacaagaaattagggatgtgtgcaataaaggtacagcaattatcatgggcgactttaatctacatacagattgggctaaccaaactggtagcaatacagtggaggaggatttcctgaagtatataagggatggttttctggaccaatatgtcgaggaaccaacttgagggctggccatcgtcgactgggtaatgtgtaatgagaaaggactaattagcaatcttgttgtgcgaggccccttggggaagagtgatcataatatggtagaattctttattaagatggagagtgacacagttaattcagagactagggtcctgaacttaaggaaaggtaactttgatggtatgagacgtgaattggctagaatagattggcaaatgatacttaaaggattgacggtggataggcaatggcaaacatttaaagatcgcatggatgaagttCAATaattgtacctccctgtctggagtaaaaataaaactgggaaggtggctcagccatggctaaccagggaaattaaggatagtgttaaatccaaggaagaggcatataaattggccagaaaaagcagcaaacctgaggactgagagaaatttagaattcagcagaggaggacaaagggtttaattaggaggggggaaatagagtatgagaggaagcttgccgggaacataaaaactgactgcaaaatcttctgtagatatgtgaagagaaaaagattagtgaagacaaatgtaggtccctcgcagtcagattcaggtgaattgataatggggaacaaagaaatggcagaccagttgaacaaatactttgattctgtcttcatgaaggaagtcacaattaaccttccggaagtactagaggaccgagggtctagtgagaaggagaaactgaaggatatccttattaggcgggaaattgtgttatggaaattgatgggattgaaggccgataaatccccggggccagatagtctgcatcccagagtacttaaggaagtggccctagaaatcgtggatgcattggtgatcattttccaactgtctatcgactctggatcagttcctatggactggagggtagctaatgtaacactactttttaaaaacaggagggagagagaaaacgagtaattatagaccagttagcccgacatcagtcgtggggaaaatgttggaatcaattattaaagatgaaataacaatgcatttggaaagcagtgacaggatcggtccaagtcaacatggatttatgaaaggaaaatcatgcttgataaatcttctggaattttttgaggatgtaactagtagagtggacaagggagaaccagtggatgtggtgtatttggacttttaaaaggcttttgacaaggtcccacacaagagattggtgtgcaaaattaaagcacatgatattgggggtaatgtactgacatggatagagaactggttggcagacaggaagcagagagtcggaataaacgggtcattttcagaatggcaggcaatgactagtggggtgccgcagggctcagtgctgggaccccagctatttacaatatacattaatgatttagatgatgaaggaattgagtgtaatgtctccaagtttgtagatgacactaaactgggtggcagtgtgagctgtgaggaggacgctagcaggctgcagggtgacatggacaggttaggtgagtgggcaaatgcatggcagatgcagtataatatggataaatgtgaggttatccactttggtagcaaaaatatgaaggcagaatactatctgaatggcggcaaattaggaaaaggggaggtgcaacgagacctgggtgtcatggtacatcagtcattgaaagttggcatgcaggtacagcaggcggtgaaggcggcaaatggtaggttggcctttatagctagggttttgcgtataggagcagggaggtcttgctgcagttgtacagggccttggtgaggcctcacctggaatattgtgttcagttttggtctcctaatctgaggaaggacattcttggtattgagggagtgcagcgaaagttcaccagacggatttccgagatggcaggactgacatatgaggagagactggatcgactgggcctgtattcactggaatttagaaggatgagagaggatcttatcgaaatatataaaattctgacaggactggacagatttgatgcaggaagaatgttcccaatgttggggatgcccagaaccaggggacacaatctaaggataaggggtaagccatttaggacttagatgaggagaaacttcttcactcagagagttgttaacctgtggaattccctaccgcagagagttgttgatgccagctcattggatatattcaagagggagttagatatggcctttacggctaaagggatcaaggggtatggcgagaaagcaggaaaggggtactgaggtgaatgatcagccatgatcttattgaatggtggtgcaagctcgaagtgcCTACTCCTACACCAAatattccatgtttctatgttaggcaTAACTACAACATACCATTGCCTGTTCATCAGGATTGACATAAACTATAGCAGTACATTTACTCACTTGTTCATCTCTCAGTCATTCTGTGTCTGTCAATTTATAGGAGCTTTGTGCTGTAGACCTATCCCCACTATGAACTTGATTGAAGCTGGCCAGTAATTTTACACAGGACTCCTACAGTATTAGATTTTTGATCATTATTCTATTGTAAATAGAAGCTGGTGCGAACTGGGGGCAGTGAACGATCCCTGTGCCTCAAGAATTAAGCCCATGGCACACATAATATTGAGCCTCAGACCTCAGTTAAATGAGACCAGCGAGCTACGGACACCCGCTGGGCGTCTACAGGCAGCTCGCCGGCGAAGAGACCTCGAATTTTAGGCTGCTATGTCGTCAACAAGAGTTATCAGGCAAGTACTTAAAGGGGAAGGGCAGGAAATCAAGAATGAAGCCATATTGGAGGCTTAAATGTCTGTTTAGTGCCTGAAAATTAGGGGCAaagttatccaatttctaggccaaagaatCAACACCAGACAAAAATTACAGAATGAGAATCAATTTTAGAAAATTCTCAAAAGGCACAATAAACGGCCCTGCTTGTTTTAAACAAAGCTATGTGCAAATGGTTAAAAAAAACGAACTGTGCTTACCTAAACTTCGTGGATCATAGAATCCAGTAGTTATAATTCCACCATTCCTTTCAATTGCAGCTATAGCAAGCTCCGATGCCCACTGAActtcaatgcttacttttgctgcaAAACTATCAGCACCCTGAGAATTGAAACAAGAAGTGTAGCTGATTACAGTAGTAATAGTAATTTTCATAAATGCAATTAATTGTTGGCTCATATCTGTGGTTAAATTTTTATAGTAATCTATATGAAATCATTGTTAACAATTACCTATTTAGATGCACAAAGATTTCTCAGTTTCTAATTATATCCTTGATAAACTATAAGATCTTCCTGCAGCAGGATTGTCTACAAGCTCACAAACTGTGCTTTTGCTTCCATCTAATGGCAGCCAGAAAAACTGTTCAAAGAAACTGTAACTGGCTAGCTTTGCATCAGTTTCTTCACTAGATTAGGTACACAGGTTAGTGGGGACAAAAAAAAGCACCcgaataaaaaaaaagagaacacATACTAATCTGTAAAGTTCACTCTGAACAcataacccgggggggggggggggggaagcaggagagaAAAGGAGGGGAGTAAGAGTGGGGAGAGTAGAGTAAAGCAGCACATGAAGGGAGGGGAAACGAGTGTGGGTAGTGGAGAAGGGGAAGTAGCAGAGGAGAGAAGAACAAGTGGATCTGGAAgaaaggtcggggaggggggaaatcaATGGGAAAAGAGAgttgagagaaggaggaggagggggtggggcggaGGAAGAGAAAGTGGAGAACCAGAGCTTCGGTCTCCTCTTGCTGGGACTCTTTGTAGCAGGGTTTGAACTTTGCCTCTTCCAACTcaaaggcgagaatgctaccattAAGCCAAAGACTTACTCCTAGTGATTAATTGACTTTGCCCATGAGATAAAACGGAGGAAGTTGCAGTCATGTG
Coding sequences within it:
- the mrpl15 gene encoding large ribosomal subunit protein uL15m yields the protein MAWRGSSVGLELLRRLPRVSLANLRPNPGAKKREKRRGRGIHGGKKSGRGHKGQTQRGNRPRLGFEGGQTPFYIVIPKYGYNEGHSYRRQYQPLSLNRLQYLIDLGRVDPSQPIDLTQLVNARGVTVQPLKRDYGIQLVEEGADSFAAKVSIEVQWASELAIAAIERNGGIITTGFYDPRSLEVLCKPVPFFLRGQPIPKRMLPPEELVPYYTDARNRGYLADPAKIQEVRMALAKKYGYILPDITKDGMYSMLTMRKDPRQIFFGLAPGWVVNLSEKKILKPIDEELCSYYSS